From Mobula hypostoma chromosome 8, sMobHyp1.1, whole genome shotgun sequence, the proteins below share one genomic window:
- the LOC134350296 gene encoding large ribosomal subunit protein eL43-like, protein MATRTKKVGIVGKYGTRYGASLRKMVKKIEISQHAKYTCSFCGKTKMKRRAVGIWHCGSCMKAVAGGAWAYDTTSAVTVKSAIRRLRELKDQ, encoded by the coding sequence ATGGCGACTCGCACAAAGAAGGTTGGGATCGTGGGCAAGTATGGCACCCGGTACGGAGCATCTCTCCGCAAAATGGTGAAAAAGATCGAGATCAGCCAACACGCCAAATACACCTGCTCCTTCTGTGGGAAGACCAAGATGAAGAGGAGGGCTGTTGGAATCTGGCACTGTGGGTCCTGCATGAAGGCAGTAGCTGGAGGAGCCTGGGCCTACGACACGACCTCGGCTGTCACTGTGAAGTCTGCCATTCGTCGCCTCCGCGAGCTGAAGGACCAGTAA